The Vicingaceae bacterium genome has a segment encoding these proteins:
- a CDS encoding MarR family transcriptional regulator gives MKLEDIIKQKKFRNEYQKFIIQILFSSSQLENYIAKKLKPHGITLQQYNVLRILRGVYPEPVSNNYIMERMIDRNSNSTRIVDKLVDKLLVEKKSNPKDRRGTLISILPAGMKLLEKLDPEIAELENVIQQVLSEEDCKMINNKLQILNALLFAK, from the coding sequence ATGAAACTTGAAGACATCATTAAACAAAAGAAATTCAGAAACGAATACCAAAAATTTATTATTCAAATCTTGTTTTCATCATCCCAATTAGAAAATTATATTGCAAAAAAATTAAAACCACATGGAATCACATTGCAACAATACAATGTTTTAAGAATATTGCGAGGTGTTTATCCCGAACCGGTTAGCAATAATTATATCATGGAACGCATGATTGACCGCAATTCAAATTCTACCAGAATTGTGGACAAACTCGTTGATAAACTTCTTGTAGAAAAAAAATCCAACCCCAAAGACCGCCGTGGCACATTAATATCCATCCTGCCGGCCGGAATGAAATTACTTGAAAAACTAGACCCGGAAATAGCCGAACTTGAAAATGTAATTCAACAAGTATTGTCCGAAGAAGATTGCAAGATGATCAACAACAAACTCCAAATACTCAATGCCCTTTTGTTTGCAAAATAA